ACGCGATCGAGACCGTGACCAGTGCCGCCGCGGGCACGGAGCGTCTCCGACGCGGGGTCGCCGAGGGTGACGAGGTCGCCATGGTCGTCGCCGAGGCCGAGCTCAGCGACGGCAGCGCGATCGAGACGCTGCGCGAGGCCCATGCGATCGTGCCGACTGCCCGCCGCATCGCGCTCGTGCCCATCGACCGCTATCGCGAGCTGCTCCCTGCGATGCATCAGGCGACGGCCGACAGCGACTTCGACACCTTCGTCGGCATCCCTCGGGGCGCGCGCGACGAGGAGTTCCACACGGTGATCGTCGAGGCGCTCTCGGAGTGGGGCTGGTCGGTGGCGAAGCCCGTCGTCTCGATGGTCGACATCGTCACGGCGCCTGGCGACCCCAACGCCGCCGCGATCCACGACCTGCTCGACCGGCTCGGCTGGGCGCACCGCAAGCTGCACGTCGACAGCGAGGAGGCGCGCCCGCTCGTCGAGGCCGCGGGCCCGGGTGCACCGCTGCCGATCGTGCGCAACCTGCAGGGCGAGCTGCTGGTGGGGGCCACCGCGCAGGCCGTCGCCGAGCGCATGTACAGCGCCGTCGACGACATCCCGCCCGGCACGGTCGCCGACGTCGCCGTGATCGGCGCCGGCCCCGCGGGCCTCGCGGTCGCCGTCACCGCCGCATCCGAGGGCCTGAGCACCGTGGTGCTCGAGTCGGAGGCGATCGGCGGGCAGGCGGGCACAAGCTCGCTCATCCGCAACTACCTGGGGTTCCCGCGCGGCGTCTCTGGCATGCGGCTGACGCAGCGCGCCCGCGTGCAGGCGCTGCGGTTCGGCGCCGAGTTCTACACCGGCCGCGCCGCCGTGCGCATCGAGCCTGGCCCGCCGGACGAGCCGGAGCACCACCACGTGCTGGTCGGCGGCACGCACCTGTGCGCCCGCACGGTAGTGCTCGCCACCGGCGTCGCCTACCGGCGGCTCGGCGTCGAGAGCGTCGAGGCGCTCGTCGGCAACGGCGTGTTCTACGGCTCGGCCACCTCCTTCGCCCGCTTCGCGAGCGGCCGCCACGTCGTCGTCGTGGGCGGCGGCAACTCGGCGGGCCAGGCCGCCCTGCACCTGGCGCGCTTCGCCAGGAAGGTGTCGATCGTCGTGCGACGAGCGCGGCTGGACGAGACGATGTCGGCCTATCTCGTGCGCGAGATCGCCGCGAACCCCACGGTCGAGGTGACGACCGGCACGCGCGTCGTCGGTGCCGAGGGCGACCCGATGCTGCAGCGCATCGAGCTCGAGGACATCGGCTCGCTCGAGCGCCGCTCCGTCGAGGTCGACGCGATGTTCCTCATGCTCGGCGCGACGCCGGCCTGCGGCTGGTTGCCCGACGAGGTCGCCCGCGACGATCACGACTTCGTGCTCACCGGCCGCGAGGTGCCGATGGATGCGTGGGTCGACGGATGCCCGCCCGCCGCGCTGGAGACGACGGTGCCGGGCATCTACGCCGCCGGCGACGTGCGCGCGGGCTCGATGAAGCGCGTGGCGTCGGCCAGCGGCGAGGGCGCGTCGGTGCTGCCGATGGTGCACGCGCGGCTCGCGGAGCTGCGCGCGCAGCAGCTGCTGCTGGACTGAGCCGGCTCAGGAGCCGATGGTGCGCGGCTGCGCGCCGATCGCTTCGATCGCGGCGATGAGCGTGCGCGCGTCGTGCGGCCCGCGATGCCGCACGCCGTCGATGAAGAAGGTGGGCGTGCCGCGCGCACCGCTGTCGTGAGCGCTCTGCGCGTGCAGCCGAACGCGCCCCGCCAGCAGGTCGTCCTCGCAGTCGGCCTCGAACTGCTCGAGGTCGAGCCCGAGCTGCCCCGCGTAGCGACGCAGGTCGCGCGGCCCCAGCGCCGACTGGTTCGCGAACAGCAGGTCGTGCATCTCCCAGAAGCGGCCCTGCCTGCCTGCCGCCTCGGCGGCGATCGCCGATCGCCAGGCCGCCGGGTGCAGATCCTCC
The window above is part of the Agrococcus sp. ARC_14 genome. Proteins encoded here:
- a CDS encoding FAD-dependent oxidoreductase, whose translation is MSLPLLLVIADRHLEVLGDEFRARYARDYAIETVTSAAAGTERLRRGVAEGDEVAMVVAEAELSDGSAIETLREAHAIVPTARRIALVPIDRYRELLPAMHQATADSDFDTFVGIPRGARDEEFHTVIVEALSEWGWSVAKPVVSMVDIVTAPGDPNAAAIHDLLDRLGWAHRKLHVDSEEARPLVEAAGPGAPLPIVRNLQGELLVGATAQAVAERMYSAVDDIPPGTVADVAVIGAGPAGLAVAVTAASEGLSTVVLESEAIGGQAGTSSLIRNYLGFPRGVSGMRLTQRARVQALRFGAEFYTGRAAVRIEPGPPDEPEHHHVLVGGTHLCARTVVLATGVAYRRLGVESVEALVGNGVFYGSATSFARFASGRHVVVVGGGNSAGQAALHLARFARKVSIVVRRARLDETMSAYLVREIAANPTVEVTTGTRVVGAEGDPMLQRIELEDIGSLERRSVEVDAMFLMLGATPACGWLPDEVARDDHDFVLTGREVPMDAWVDGCPPAALETTVPGIYAAGDVRAGSMKRVASASGEGASVLPMVHARLAELRAQQLLLD